CGGTGCCGTCTGCCGACATGACATACACGCCCTGCACCAGAAAGCGCCCCCGCGCCACGGCCAGGCGGGACAGTGCTTCGGGGTGATCGGGGGGCAAGCGGCCCAGCGCCATGTCCTTGAGCAGCGGCTCGCTCAGCCCCATCAAAGACACCGCCCCCAGCATGGAGCCACCGGTGGTCTGTGCTTGCAAGGTGTCTGCCGTTTGCTGCAACAAGCGAGAGCGTTCGGCAGACCGTTCGCCGGCACGCCAGTGTTGCGCCCCCTGCACCACCAGCACTGCGCCCATCAATGCGAGGACTATGACCAGCAGCAAGCCACGCAGGCCTGGCGCTTTGCGGTCCAGAAGCTTGTCAAACCACATGCCTACGTCCTCGCCACGCGGGCCCCCTGCCCTGTTGGCCCACTACTGTCAGCCTGCGGGGTCCAGCAATGCATCGATAGTCTCCGCCGGCCCGGGCCTTCCAAACAGATACCCCTGGAACCCCTCGCACCCGTGCAGCCTCAGGAACGACAGCTGCCCCGTCGTCTCCACCCCCTCGGCCACCACCTCCAGGTCCAGGCTCTTGGCCAGCGCCAGGATGGTCCGAACTATCGCCGCGTCGTTCGGGTCCGTCAGCACGTCCCGCACGAAGCTCTGGTCGATCTTCACCTGGTCCAGCGGCAGGCGCTTGAGGTAGCTCAGGCTAGAGTAGCCGGTGCCGAAGTCGTCCAGCGCAAAGCCCACGCCTTCGCTTTTGAGTTGCACCATGCGTGCGATGGTGTCTTCGATGTCTCCCAGCAGCAGGCTTTCGGTGAGTTCGAGTTTGAGCTGCCGGGGGTCGGCGTTGTGGTTCTTCAAGGTTTGCAGCACTTCGGCCACGAAGCCCGGTTGCCGAAATTGGCGGGCGCTGACGTTCACGGAGATGGACAGGTGGGCGGTGTCCGGGTGTTGGCTCCAGCGCTGCAGTTGTTCGCAGGCGGTCTGGAGCACGTATTGGCCCAGGGGGAGGATGAGGCCGGTCTGTTCTGCCAGGGGGATGAAGTCGGCCGGGCTGATCATGCCGCGCTGGGGGTGGCGCCAGCGCACGAGGGCTTCTGCGCCCAGCAGGCGGGCGTGGTGGTCGACCACAGGCTGGTAGTGCACGAGCAGCTCGCCCCGGGCCAGGCCCTGGCGCAGGTCGGCTTCGAGGTTGGAGCGGGCGTTCACCGCTGCCTGCATGTCGGGGTCGAAGAATCTCTGGGTGTTGCGGCCTGCGGCTTTGGCCTGGTACATGGCCAGGTCGGCGCGCTTCAAGAGTTCGTCCACGGTGAGGCGTTCGTCGCCAAAGAGGGTGATGCCGATGCTGGGGGTGCTGTAGTGCTGGGCGCCGTCCAGGTTGAAGGGCTGGTTCAGGCTGGCCAGGAGTTTTTCTGCGACGGTTTCTGCCTGGGTGGCGGCGTTTTGCAGGTCGGGGGCCAGGGCTTCGAGCATGACGACGAATTCGTCGCCGCCAAAGCGGGCGACGGTGTCGGCTTCGCGCACGCTGCCCACCAGGCGGGCGGCGACCTGGGCCAGGAGCTGGTCGCCCATGTCGTGGCCCAGGGTGTCGTTCAAGTCCTTGAAGTTGTCGAGGTCGATGAACAGCAGGGCGCCGAGATTGCGGGTGCGCTGGCAGGCAGCGATGGAGCGTTGCAGGCGGTCCAGGAGCAGGCGGCGGTTGGGCAGGCCCGTGAGCGCGTCGTAGAAGGCCAGGCGTTCGATTTCTTGTTCGGCCAGCTTACGGTCCGTGATATCCATGGTGAATCCATGCGACACCACCGAGCCATCGGCCTCGCGGTGCGGAATGGCATTGGTCATGTGCCAGCGCACGCTTCCGTCATTCATCCGCACACGGTATTCACACTGCCAGGGCACCAGCTTGCGCACGGACAACATGGCCGAGCGTTGCACCAGCGGCAGGTCTTCCGCAATCACGCGGTGCGAGAGCACGCCATGGTCAGCGGTCACCTCGTGGGGCTCCACACCCATGAATTCGCGCACGGCATCGCTGATGTACTGCACACTGGTGCTGCCATCGGAATGCTGCCGGTATTCGTAGATGAAGCCAGGAATGCGGCTGGCAATACGCTGGATGAACAACAGTTGCTCACGCAACTGCTCTGCAGCGCGGTGCTCGTCTGTCACGTCCTGCACCACGCCCATGACCACCTGCACACCGTCACGCGGCAGCGTGCGCTGCACGCGCGAGCGCATCCAGCGCACTTCACCGTCCGGCCGGCGCCAGCGGTACTCCACGTCCAGCCCGGACCCACGCTCGCGGATCTTGTCGAACACGTGCCGGTCTTCCGGCAGGATGCCGCTCACTGCGCGCTCGGGGTCCACCCATTCCTGCTGCTCAAACCCGGCAATATTGCACAGGCCGGGCGACCAGAGCAGCACGGTTTCGCCCGGGTCTTCAATGCGCCGCCAATGGCCGGTGCGCGCCAGACTCTCCATGGTGTTGAACACATCGGTCTGTTCGCGCAGCTCGCGCCGCACTTCTTCCAGCGCGCGTTCGGACGCGGCCAGCGACACTCGCAGATTCTCGGCCTCCGAGGCATCACGCACCGTGACCACGATGCAGTCATTCGTCACGCGGCGAGCCGACAAGTCCCAGGCCAGCAACAGCCGGCCGGGCTCGCGCACCACCTGGCGGCATTCCAGCGGTGCACCCACGCGCACCACGCCGAGCAACTGGTCCATCAAGGGTGTGTTGGCCAGCAGGTCGAACACCTCGGATGCGTCCACGCCAGGGTGCCGCACCGCGCCCAGCCCCGGCATGCGCCGGGCCGCGGCGTTGGCGGCCAGCAGCAGCAGTCGGCCGTCCTGCAGACGGAACTCCATGAGTGCCACTGGCACTGCATCCACCAGCGCTTGCAGGCGCGCCTGCGCCATGGGCTCGATGAGGCCGTCCCCGGCAGGGGCGAGGAGGTCGGTCAGCAGTTCGGACGAGATCACGGTCGCTCTGAAGCCTCTGAATCCAGGGGTTGAAACACCAATGCGCAAACGGAGGATGGCTCCGTTCAGGGTCAAGCTGCCAGCATACAGCCAAGAGTATGTCAAAACGTAACATCTTGGCAGAACGCAGTGGAATTCACCAAGGGGAAACCCGATGACCGAACTGCTACAGTCCACGCCTCATTCCTGCCACCCCCTGCATGTCCGACACGCTCGAACACCACACCCCCATGATGCAGCAGTACCTGGCCCTCAAGGCCGGGTACCCCGAGACGCTGCTGTTCTACCGCATGGGCGACTTCTACGAAGTCTTCTGGCAAGACGCCGAAAAGGCCGCGCGCCTGCTCGACATCACACTCACGCAGCGCGGCCAGTCGGGCGGGCAGCCGGTGGTGATGGCGGGGGTGCCGTTCCACGCGCTGGAGAACTATCTGGCGCGCCTCATCAAGATGGGCGAGTCGGTGGCCATTGCCGAGCAGGTGGGCGAGGTGGGCGCGAGCAAGGGCCCGGTGGAGCGCAAGGTGGTGCGCGTGGTCACGCCCGGCACGCTGACCGACACCGAGCTGCTGTCCGACAAATCCGAATCGCTGCTGATGGCCGTGCACCAGGCGCCCCGCGCGCGCTGTGGCCTGGCCTGGCTGAGCGTGACGCAGGGCCGCGTGTTCCTGGCCGAATGCGCGCTGGACGAACTGGGCGCCTGGCTGGCGCGCGTGGCGCCCAGCGAGCTGATCTACAGCGCAGGCGTGACCGAACGCTTTGAGCAACAACTGCAGGTGCTGCGCCAAGGAGGCGCCTTCACCTGCCCCATGAGCCTGCGGCCCGACTGGCAGTTTGACAGCGCCCTGGGCGAGCGCAAGCTGCTCGAAAACCTGGGCGCCGCCAGCCTGCAGGCCTGGGGTGCGCAAGACCTGGGCGAGGCCCACGCCGCCGCCGCCGGACTGCTCACGTATGCCGAACACACACAGGGCCGCACGCTGACCCACGTGCACAGCGTGCAGGTGCAGCGCAACGACGACCTCATTGACCTGCCCGCCACCACACGCCGCAATCTGGAGCTGGTGAAGACCCTGCGTGGCGACGATGCGCCCACGCTGTTCTCGCTGCTGGACACCTGCATGACGGGCATGGGCAGCCGCCTGCTCAAGACCTGGCTGCTGGAGCCCCGCCGTGACCGCGCCGAGGCACGCCAGCGCCTGTCGGCCACCACAGCCTT
Above is a window of Acidovorax sp. KKS102 DNA encoding:
- a CDS encoding bifunctional diguanylate cyclase/phosphodiesterase gives rise to the protein MISSELLTDLLAPAGDGLIEPMAQARLQALVDAVPVALMEFRLQDGRLLLLAANAAARRMPGLGAVRHPGVDASEVFDLLANTPLMDQLLGVVRVGAPLECRQVVREPGRLLLAWDLSARRVTNDCIVVTVRDASEAENLRVSLAASERALEEVRRELREQTDVFNTMESLARTGHWRRIEDPGETVLLWSPGLCNIAGFEQQEWVDPERAVSGILPEDRHVFDKIRERGSGLDVEYRWRRPDGEVRWMRSRVQRTLPRDGVQVVMGVVQDVTDEHRAAEQLREQLLFIQRIASRIPGFIYEYRQHSDGSTSVQYISDAVREFMGVEPHEVTADHGVLSHRVIAEDLPLVQRSAMLSVRKLVPWQCEYRVRMNDGSVRWHMTNAIPHREADGSVVSHGFTMDITDRKLAEQEIERLAFYDALTGLPNRRLLLDRLQRSIAACQRTRNLGALLFIDLDNFKDLNDTLGHDMGDQLLAQVAARLVGSVREADTVARFGGDEFVVMLEALAPDLQNAATQAETVAEKLLASLNQPFNLDGAQHYSTPSIGITLFGDERLTVDELLKRADLAMYQAKAAGRNTQRFFDPDMQAAVNARSNLEADLRQGLARGELLVHYQPVVDHHARLLGAEALVRWRHPQRGMISPADFIPLAEQTGLILPLGQYVLQTACEQLQRWSQHPDTAHLSISVNVSARQFRQPGFVAEVLQTLKNHNADPRQLKLELTESLLLGDIEDTIARMVQLKSEGVGFALDDFGTGYSSLSYLKRLPLDQVKIDQSFVRDVLTDPNDAAIVRTILALAKSLDLEVVAEGVETTGQLSFLRLHGCEGFQGYLFGRPGPAETIDALLDPAG